From Montipora foliosa isolate CH-2021 chromosome 6, ASM3666993v2, whole genome shotgun sequence, a single genomic window includes:
- the LOC138008387 gene encoding hsp90 co-chaperone Cdc37-like — protein MVDYSKWDHIEVSDDEDDTHPNIDTPSLFRWRHQARVERMEDAKKERETLESRMKANNKKLNQVREELKGLPASEDKEKELKQELQALEKKQKELRKEDEELTKKEKKAPKNVDTLSHAGFTRTIINAPRKKQDENLTEEEKVEKSQAFMDKYKKEIEHFGMLSDYNDSDEYLRANPHLACDDAANYLALWCINLEVQEKHSLMERAAHQTIIMQYILELAKSLDASPQATIHSFFVKMKKAKTDFKEYMEAFDDELRSFLERVKGRAQARIEKAMKEAEEEDRQKRLGPGGLDPVEVFESLPAELQKCFEEKDIPMLQEVLGKMPDEEAKGYLKKCIDSGLWIPNAQDAQMQSDAEEAEPWYSTSSEDEQYEAVSEEAEERF, from the exons ATGGTAGATTACAGTAAGTGGGATCACATCGAG GTTagtgatgatgaggatgacaCTCACCCTAATATTGATACGCCCAGTCTGTTCAGATGGCGTCACCAGGCAAGAGTTGAGAGAATGGAAgatgcaaagaaagaaagagaaacacTTGAGTCAAGGATGAAGGC GAATAACAAAAAGCTTAATCAAGTAAGAGAAGAACTCAAGGGCCTGCCTGCATCTGAAGATAAAGAAAAAGAGCTAAAGCAGGAATTACAAGCATTGGAAAAGAAG CAAAAAGAACTAAGAAAAGAGGATGAGGAGTTAACCAAGAAAGAAAAG AAAGCTCCCAAGAATGTGGACACACTTAGCCATGCAGGATTCACCAGAACA ATCATAAATGCACCAAGGAAAAAGCAAGATGAAAATCtaacagaagaagaaaaagtaGAAAAGTCT CAAGCCTTCATGGATAAAtacaaaaaggaaattgaacaCTTTGGAATGCTCAGCGATTATAATGACAGTGACGAGTATCTGCGTGCAAACCCTCACTTGGCGTGTGATGACGCTGCCAATTACCTTGCTTTGTGGTGCATTAACCTGGAAGTTCAAGAG AAACACTCCCTGATGGAGCGAGCAGCACATCAGACAATCATCATGCAATACATATTAGAGCTGGCAAAGTCTTTGGATGCCTCTCCTCAGGCCACCATTCACTCTTTCTTTGTCAA GATGAAAAAGGCCAAAACCGACTTCAAAGAGTACATGGAGGCTTTTGATGACGAGCTGAGGTCGTTTTTGGAAAGAGTGAAAGGAAGAGCGCAAGCCAGGATTGAAAAAGCTATGAAAGAGGCTGAAGAG gaagATCGCCAGAAAAGACTAGGCCCAGGAGGCTTGGATCCTGTCGAAGTCTTTGAATCTTTACCAGCG GAGCTTCAAAAATGTTTCGAAGAAAAGGATATTCCGATGCTTCAAGAAGTTCTCGGCAAGATGCCAGACGAAGAAGCCAAAGGCTACCTTAAGAAATGCATTGACTCGGGTTTGTGGATTCCCAATGCACAAGATGCCCAAATGCAGTCGGATGCCGAGGAAGCAGAGCCTTGGTACAGCACCTCAAGTGAAGACGAGCAATACGAGGCTGTGAGTGAGGAGGCTGAAGAAAGGTTTTAA